A region from the Benincasa hispida cultivar B227 chromosome 12, ASM972705v1, whole genome shotgun sequence genome encodes:
- the LOC120067891 gene encoding uncharacterized protein LOC120067891 isoform X1, whose amino-acid sequence MASQADYIEKMQLRQNYRNFWHTDLTGTIAAHPPYCCFSIFCGPCVSYLLRKRALYDDMSRYTCCGGYMPCSGKCGESQCPEACLCTEVFCCFANSVASTRFMLQDEFNIQTTECDNCIIGFMLCLSQLACICSIIACLLGSEELQEASDMVSCLSNLVYCTVCACMQTQHKLELDKRDGKFGPQLVMAVPPTQQMSRINQPIPAPVGYPPPPPVYGQPFGRPPAAVVQGYPPPPPHPAQGYPAPPQFQDYPPPGYPPQPPPGQYR is encoded by the exons ATGGCGTCGCAGGCTGATTACATTGAGAAAATGCAGCTTCGTCAGAATTACAGAAATTTCTGGCATACTGATCTCACGGGCACCATTGCTGCCCATCCACCTT ATTGTTGCTTTTCTATATTCTG TGGCCCATGTGTTTCTTACCTTCTGCGCAAACGAGCTCTTTACGATGATATGTCGAG ATACACTTGCTGTGGTGGCTACATGCCTTGCAGTGGCAAGTGTGGAGAAAGTCAGTGCCCTGAAGCTTGTCTTTGTACCGAG GTTTTCTGTTGCTTTGCTAATTCAGTTGCATCGACGCGTTTCATGTTGCAAGACGAGTTCAATATACAGACAACTGAGTGTGATAACTGCATCATC GGTTTTATGTTGTGCCTCTCACAACTGGCTTGCATATGCTCCATAATTGCTTGCTTGCTTGGAAGCGAAGAACTTCAAGAGGCCTCAGATATGGTGTCCTGTTTATCTAATCTTGTATACTGCAC TGTCTGTGCGTGTATGCAG ACACAACACAAGCTTGAGTTGGATAAAAGAGATGGTAAGTTTGGACCCCAACTTGTCATGGCTGTGCCTCCCACACAGCAGATGTCTCGGATCAATCAGCCGATTCCTGCTCCAGTTGGATATCCTCCTCCTCCTCCGGTATATGGACAACCGTTCGGACGCCCGCCCGCTGCTGTTGTTCAAGGCTACCCACCGCCACCCCCTCATCCGGCTCAAGGGTACCCAGCCCCTCCTCAATTTCAAGACTATCCACCACCGGGTTATCCTCCGCAACCACCTCCGGGTCAATACAGGTGA
- the LOC120067891 gene encoding uncharacterized protein LOC120067891 isoform X2 produces the protein MASQADYIEKMQLRQNYRNFWHTDLTGTIAAHPPYCCFSIFCGPCVSYLLRKRALYDDMSRYTCCGGYMPCSGKCGESQCPEACLCTEVFCCFANSVASTRFMLQDEFNIQTTECDNCIIGFMLCLSQLACICSIIACLLGSEELQEASDMVSCLSNLVYCT, from the exons ATGGCGTCGCAGGCTGATTACATTGAGAAAATGCAGCTTCGTCAGAATTACAGAAATTTCTGGCATACTGATCTCACGGGCACCATTGCTGCCCATCCACCTT ATTGTTGCTTTTCTATATTCTG TGGCCCATGTGTTTCTTACCTTCTGCGCAAACGAGCTCTTTACGATGATATGTCGAG ATACACTTGCTGTGGTGGCTACATGCCTTGCAGTGGCAAGTGTGGAGAAAGTCAGTGCCCTGAAGCTTGTCTTTGTACCGAG GTTTTCTGTTGCTTTGCTAATTCAGTTGCATCGACGCGTTTCATGTTGCAAGACGAGTTCAATATACAGACAACTGAGTGTGATAACTGCATCATC GGTTTTATGTTGTGCCTCTCACAACTGGCTTGCATATGCTCCATAATTGCTTGCTTGCTTGGAAGCGAAGAACTTCAAGAGGCCTCAGATATGGTGTCCTGTTTATCTAATCTTGTATACTGCACGTAA